Proteins co-encoded in one Astyanax mexicanus isolate ESR-SI-001 chromosome 1, AstMex3_surface, whole genome shotgun sequence genomic window:
- the LOC125785679 gene encoding protein NLRC3-like codes for MANAEDVAVLLEALQDLESEELKSFTRHLTNGVEGFDRIRRGLLENAGREEIVDKMVERYKISGAEKITLTILKKIDKNRLAEELEAKLKSESSSTFSSLSKDEQHCIKLKDTLKLNYERVIECSQTGHQEFLEDIYTDLVIVQNKSGGVINEHEVMQIEMSPNKAVSEEECKKCCDIFKVQSGTGRRNRKVMTMGIAGVGKTVSVNKFILDWAEGKENQDIQYIFPLPFRELNLKKEKFSLIELLNNCFFSSKPALKSLPEEDGKVLFIFDGLDEYRYPLEFKDGEEVKDVNEKSTVGSLITNLINRNLLSFSLVWVTCRPAAAHLIPQKYINLVTEVRGFNDEQKKEYFTKYCKTEDVAEKIISHIKKLKSLHIMCQIPVFCWISATVLQPLMDKESEKNIPTTLTEMYMSFLLQQKNLMKEKYSQKTDPERIILKLGELALSNLESGELNFYEDNLKECGIDVTDGTVFSGMCTQIFSQQKGISERNIFSFVHLSVQESLAAVYVHHSHCNKKKNVFKKKVLNKLLWINKKITDLHKSAVDRALQSENGHLDLFLRFLLGLSVEDSQKVLTELLPNLKIKAESVSNTAIYIKEKLKEEMHSERSLNLLHCLSELKDNSITAEIQNFLNSGTLSKQELSSPQWSALIFVLMMSEETQEKFELKKYRASEEGLRRLLPVVKNTQRAL; via the exons ATGGCGAATGCTGAAGATGTTGCTGTGTTGCTAGAGGCTCTACAGGACTTGGAGAGTGAGGAACTAAAATCATTCACTCGACACCTGACCAATGGTGTGGAAGGGTTTGACCGGATTCGTAGGGGTCTGTTGGAGAACGCAGGAAGAGAAGAGATTGTGGATAAGATGGTGGAGAGATATaaaatcagtggagctgaaaagatCACACTGACCATCCTGAAGAAGATAGACAAGAACCGTCTGGCTGAGGAACTGGAGGCTAAACTCA agtcagagagcagTAG caCTTTCTCTTCTCTGTCAAAAGATGAACAACACTGCATCAAGTTGAAGGACACTCTGAAATTGAACTATGAGCGTGTAATTGAGTGCTCACAGACAGGTCATCAGGAGTTCCTGGAAGATATCTACACTGATCTCGTTATAGTGCAGAATAAAAGTGGAGGAGTCATTAATGAGCATGAAGTGATGCAAATAGAGATGTCTCCCAATAAAGCTGTCAGTGAGGAAGAGTGTAAAAAATGCTGTGATATTTTTAAAGTCCAGTCGGGTACAGGTAGACGGAACAGAAAAGTGATGACAATGGGAATTGCAGGAGTCGGGAAAACTGTGTCAGtcaacaaattcatactggactgGGCAGAAGGAAAGGAGAACCAGGACATTCAGTACATTTTCCCTCTGCCCTTCCGTGAACTTAATCTGAAGAAAGAGAAGTTTAGTTTGATTGAACTACTGAATAACTGCTTTTTCTCCTCAAAGCCTGCACTGAAGTCTCTTCCAGAAGAAGATGGTAAAGTGCTGTTTATTTTTGATGGGCTGGATGAGTATCGTTACCCACTGGAGTTTAAAGATGGAGAGGAAGTAAAAGATGTGAATGAGAAGAGTACAGTGGGCTCACTGATCACAAATCTCATCAACAGAAATTTGCTTTCCTTTTCTCTAGTCTGGGTAACTTGTCGACCAGCAGCAGCGCATCTGATTCCCCAGAAATACATCAATCTGGTGACAGAAGTACGAGGATTTAATGATGAACAGAAGAAGGAGTACTTCACCAAATACTGCAAAACAGAGGATGTAGCAGAGAAAATAATTTCACACATAAAGAAGTTAAAGAGTCTCCACATCATGTGTCaaatcccagtcttctgctggatctctgccactgtgcttcagccactgatggataaagagagtgagaagaACATCCCCACAACCCTGACAGAAATGTACATGAGCTTCCTACTGCAGCAGAAAAACCTGATGAAGGAGAAATACAGTCAGAAGACTGACCCTGAGCGCATCATTCTGAAGCTCGGTGAACTGGCCTTGAGTAATCTTGAGAGTGGAGAGCTGAACTTCTATGAGGATAATCTTAAGGAATGTGGGATTGATGTTACTGATGGTACAGTGTTCTCAGGAATGTGTACACAGATTTTCAGCCAGCAGAAGGGAATTTCTGAGAGGAAcattttcagctttgtgcatctgagtgttcaggaaaGCCTTGCAGCTGTATATGTGCATCACTCCCACTGCAATAAGAAGAAGAATGTTTTCAAAAAGAAAGTTCTCAACAAACTTTTGTGGATTAATAAGAAGATAACAGATCTCCATAAGAGTGCAGTGGACAGAGCTTTGCAGAGTGAaaatggacacctggaccttttcctccgctTCCTCCTCGGCCTCTCTGTGGAGGACAGTCAGAAGGTTCTGACCGAACTTCTGCCAAACCTGAAGATTAAAGCAGAGAGCGTTAGCAACACAGCTATCTACATTAAGGAGAAACTAAAAGAGGAAATGCACTCTGAAAGAAGCCTGAATCTCCTCCACTGCCTGAGTGAACTGAAGGACAACTCAATCACAGCTGAAATCCAGAACTTCCTGAACTCAGGAACTCTCTCAAAACAGGAACTCTCATCCCCACAGTGGTCAGCTCTGATCTTTGTGCTGATGATGTCAGAGGAGACTCAGGAGAAGTTTGAACTGAAGAAATACAGAGCATCAGAAGAAGGACTGAGGAGATTACTGCCTGTGGTGAAAAACACGCAGCGAGCTCTGTAA